Proteins found in one bacterium BMS3Abin11 genomic segment:
- the mhqN gene encoding putative NAD(P)H nitroreductase MhqN produces the protein MDTKDTIKSRRAIKEFNSEHVMTDEEEKELLSLAMLSPTAFNIQHWRFVVVKDNALREQIKEAAWGQAQVTDSSLFIIMCADLKAWEKNPARYWVNAPNEVQDFVLPAIDAYYRGKDQVQRDETMRSCGIAAQTLMLAAKEMGYDSCPMDGFDFEKVAQLIALPDDHVITMFVAIGKAANDVWPRAGQLDMKEVVIRDGFKK, from the coding sequence ATGGATACAAAAGATACAATCAAGAGTCGTCGTGCCATTAAAGAATTTAACAGTGAACATGTAATGACGGATGAAGAAGAAAAGGAATTGTTATCACTGGCTATGTTATCGCCGACGGCATTCAATATACAACACTGGAGGTTTGTGGTTGTAAAGGATAATGCGTTAAGAGAACAAATAAAAGAGGCTGCCTGGGGCCAGGCACAGGTAACGGATAGCTCCTTGTTCATTATCATGTGTGCGGATCTAAAAGCATGGGAAAAGAATCCTGCTCGATATTGGGTTAACGCGCCAAATGAGGTTCAGGATTTTGTGCTCCCTGCTATTGATGCTTATTATAGAGGGAAAGACCAGGTTCAAAGGGATGAGACGATGAGATCCTGTGGCATTGCCGCTCAAACCTTAATGCTTGCCGCAAAAGAAATGGGCTATGATTCCTGTCCCATGGATGGTTTTGATTTTGAGAAGGTTGCGCAACTTATTGCTCTTCCCGATGATCATGTAATAACGATGTTTGTTGCCATCGGTAAAGCCGCGAATGATGTATGGCCAAGAGCCGGCCAGCTTGACATGAAGGAAGTTGTAATACGAGACGGATTTAAAAAATAG
- the yybR gene encoding putative HTH-type transcriptional regulator YybR, which translates to MSDERPGCSFGCPVEAALAVIGGKWKGIILYHLKNDTRRFNELKRLIPGITQRMLTKQLRELEADQVINRKIFQEIPPKVEYSLTNFGLTLTPILKTLQEWGVEYIEKITKIRNKA; encoded by the coding sequence ATGAGTGATGAAAGACCAGGCTGCAGTTTTGGATGTCCTGTAGAAGCAGCATTAGCGGTAATAGGTGGAAAATGGAAAGGAATAATTCTTTATCATTTGAAAAATGATACCCGGCGTTTTAATGAGCTGAAACGCCTTATTCCTGGTATTACACAAAGAATGTTAACAAAACAGCTCAGAGAACTGGAGGCTGACCAAGTTATAAATAGAAAAATATTTCAGGAGATTCCACCAAAAGTGGAATATTCCTTGACAAATTTTGGACTGACTCTTACCCCGATACTTAAAACACTTCAAGAATGGGGCGTTGAATATATTGAGAAAATAACCAAAATCCGCAACAAAGCCTGA
- the yhhW gene encoding quercetin 2,3-dioxygenase: MIDIRHNVERGSADHGWLKTRHTFSFANYYDPKHMGISVLRVINDDRVTPGKGFATHSHEDMEIISYVKKGTIEHKDSMGHIVRLHAGQFQLMSAGTGVTHSEYNPSSTEPLEFLQIWIQPNVLGIEPGYQQKQFETREGLQLIASPDARDGSFLIHQDACLYQMHLKADRSTSHSPGSGRTIYVHIVSGVISVNGDQLNEGDGITLKEVDIVEFTATRNSVAMMFDLP, translated from the coding sequence ATGATTGATATTCGACACAACGTTGAGCGTGGATCGGCTGACCACGGCTGGTTAAAGACTCGTCACACATTTTCATTTGCGAATTATTACGATCCCAAACACATGGGGATCTCAGTATTACGCGTAATCAATGATGACAGGGTTACGCCCGGCAAGGGTTTTGCGACACACTCACACGAGGATATGGAGATTATCAGTTACGTTAAAAAAGGAACCATTGAACATAAGGACAGCATGGGTCATATTGTAAGATTACACGCGGGTCAATTCCAGCTCATGAGTGCAGGGACAGGTGTTACCCACAGTGAATATAATCCCTCAAGCACCGAACCACTGGAGTTTTTACAAATCTGGATTCAGCCCAATGTGCTGGGTATCGAACCCGGCTACCAGCAAAAACAGTTTGAAACCCGGGAAGGCCTGCAATTGATAGCTTCTCCCGATGCCCGTGATGGCTCCTTCCTGATCCATCAGGATGCCTGTCTCTATCAGATGCATTTGAAAGCGGATCGATCCACTTCACATTCACCTGGATCAGGGCGAACGATATATGTGCATATTGTTTCTGGTGTCATCAGCGTGAATGGTGATCAATTGAACGAAGGTGATGGTATTACTCTAAAAGAAGTTGATATTGTTGAGTTTACTGCTACCAGGAACAGTGTTGCAATGATGTTTGATTTACCATAG
- a CDS encoding iron-binding zinc finger CDGSH type, whose amino-acid sequence MSENEKYTFPGTKINVEWDGRLCIHVAECGQAKGELFVTGRQPWCQPDLVTLEDVIDVVERCPSGALTYESNEKTVKESPDQENSVVVSYNGPYFVRGELDIEGSADDMKGVVFRVALCRCGHSKNKPFCDNSHEAIGFRDYGAVGEKGEGLTKKGGKLKITPLEDGPLLLSGNITIKSGSGRVAWQGAEVALCRCGASENKPFCDGSHVAAGFKSK is encoded by the coding sequence ATGAGTGAAAATGAAAAATATACCTTTCCCGGAACAAAAATTAATGTCGAATGGGATGGACGCCTCTGTATTCATGTCGCGGAATGTGGACAAGCAAAAGGTGAGTTGTTCGTTACTGGGCGTCAGCCCTGGTGTCAACCTGATCTTGTTACTTTAGAAGATGTGATTGATGTCGTGGAACGATGCCCAAGTGGTGCATTGACCTATGAAAGCAACGAGAAAACGGTTAAAGAGAGTCCGGATCAGGAAAATAGTGTAGTTGTCAGCTATAACGGCCCTTATTTTGTTCGAGGTGAACTTGATATTGAAGGCTCAGCCGATGACATGAAAGGGGTTGTGTTCAGAGTTGCGTTGTGCCGCTGCGGGCACTCAAAAAATAAACCGTTCTGTGATAACAGCCACGAGGCAATTGGCTTCAGGGATTACGGTGCGGTTGGTGAGAAGGGTGAAGGCCTCACAAAGAAAGGCGGGAAATTAAAAATCACCCCACTGGAAGATGGCCCTCTGTTGTTATCCGGTAATATTACAATCAAAAGCGGTAGTGGTCGGGTTGCCTGGCAGGGAGCAGAAGTAGCGTTATGCCGATGTGGTGCTTCTGAGAACAAGCCTTTTTGTGATGGCAGCCATGTTGCCGCCGGGTTCAAAAGCAAATAA
- the dmlR_1 gene encoding HTH-type transcriptional regulator DmlR produces the protein MDRLKNMALFVEVVNEGSFTAAAEKASLSRAQVSKSIMQLEEHLGTRLLNRTTRRISLTEIGHIYYERCIAILHDIEKIEELAGEQTSKPQGTLTLNAPTSFGVLHLSEVIPRYIKQHPEVQVSLKLSDRFIDVVAEGFDLGIRIAELEDTSLIARKIAPCKRVFCASPEYLKQKSIPKVPKDLVNHDCLIYSNELKSDSWKLHGPEGINSIKVNGPVCADNGDILKAAAVSGLGITLLPTFIVGPDICAGRLQQVLPDYCPPEISIYTIFPSHRYLPAKVRTFVDFLSDYFGDNPNWDQFSKKNVAD, from the coding sequence ATGGATCGATTAAAGAATATGGCCCTCTTTGTAGAGGTGGTGAACGAGGGCAGTTTCACGGCTGCAGCAGAGAAAGCAAGCCTGTCTCGCGCGCAGGTCAGTAAATCGATCATGCAGCTGGAAGAACATCTCGGTACACGTTTACTTAACCGGACTACCCGTCGGATCAGCCTGACAGAAATTGGACACATATACTATGAACGCTGCATAGCCATTTTGCACGACATAGAAAAGATTGAAGAGCTTGCAGGGGAACAGACAAGTAAACCGCAAGGTACGCTGACCTTAAATGCACCAACCTCATTTGGTGTCCTGCATTTAAGCGAGGTGATTCCACGCTATATTAAACAGCACCCTGAAGTGCAGGTATCACTGAAACTCTCGGATCGCTTTATTGATGTAGTTGCAGAAGGCTTTGATCTCGGCATCAGAATTGCAGAACTCGAAGACACGAGTCTTATCGCGCGTAAAATTGCACCCTGCAAACGTGTATTTTGTGCCTCCCCCGAATATCTAAAACAAAAGAGTATTCCCAAAGTTCCAAAAGATCTGGTAAATCATGATTGCCTGATTTACTCGAATGAGCTGAAATCCGATAGCTGGAAACTGCATGGACCAGAGGGTATTAATTCCATCAAGGTCAATGGTCCTGTGTGTGCGGATAACGGTGATATTCTGAAAGCTGCCGCTGTTTCAGGGCTTGGTATTACATTACTTCCCACATTCATTGTGGGCCCTGACATTTGTGCAGGACGACTGCAACAAGTTCTGCCAGACTATTGTCCCCCTGAAATATCTATCTATACCATTTTTCCTTCACATCGTTATCTGCCGGCAAAAGTAAGGACTTTTGTTGATTTTCTTTCGGATTACTTTGGTGATAACCCGAACTGGGATCAGTTTAGTAAAAAAAATGTTGCTGATTAG